The genomic region ATTAAGTGATCAGTATTCACGTATTAATCGTGCTCTTAATGATCTAGCAGTTAAGAAAAATAGACGTGAACTAGGAATTTATTCTTGAAAACTATTCCAGCCCATTGCTTTGATAGGAATTTGCTCACCAGATCTGGTAATCAAGTGAATACCTTCATTTTTAGGTACTGCGTGCCCTATAATACTGAGGCTAGGATTTGCTTTAATTTTAGGGAAATCTTCTTGTTTAACGGTAAAAAGTAGTTCGTAATCCTCGCCACCACTAAGTGCAATCGTTGTGCTGTCTAGGTTAAACTCTTCACATGCTGCTATTACAGTAGGGTCTAATGGAAGTTTTTCTTCATATAGTTTCATGCCTATGTTAGAGTTTTTACATAAATGAATAACTTCAGAACTTAAGCCATCAGATAAGTCAATCATGCTGGTAGGTTTTACTTCTAATTCTTGAAGTAATTTAGGGATATCTTTACGAGCCTCAGGTTTCAGTTGTCGTTCTAATAAATAGCTGTAAGCTTCTACATCTGGTTGGTTATTAGGGTTTGCTTTATAAACAGCTTTTTCGCGCTCTAGAATTTGTAAACCCAGGTAAGCGGCGCCCAGATCACCACTTACTACTAA from Nonlabens arenilitoris harbors:
- the thiL gene encoding thiamine-phosphate kinase encodes the protein MIEDKNPQRTSIENLGEFGLIDYITQDVELSQQSTSKGIGDDAAVIDHTTSTVITTDMLVEGIHFDLSYVPLKHLGYKAVMVNLSDVYAMNAVPTQITVSIAMSNRFPVEAVEELYNGIKLACKIYNVDLIGGDTTASQSGLIISITAIGEQKAEDIVYRSGAADNDLLVVSGDLGAAYLGLQILEREKAVYKANPNNQPDVEAYSYLLERQLKPEARKDIPKLLQELEVKPTSMIDLSDGLSSEVIHLCKNSNIGMKLYEEKLPLDPTVIAACEEFNLDSTTIALSGGEDYELLFTVKQEDFPKIKANPSLSIIGHAVPKNEGIHLITRSGEQIPIKAMGWNSFQE